In the Sediminibacter sp. Hel_I_10 genome, one interval contains:
- a CDS encoding acyl carrier protein: protein MPNIEDKLKEIMALVFDVPTTDINEDTSPDDLDNWDSIGTINLITALEDAFDIEFEDEEILELLNFQLIKINIEEKLEA, encoded by the coding sequence ATGCCTAACATCGAAGATAAATTAAAAGAAATCATGGCGTTGGTATTTGACGTCCCTACCACAGACATAAATGAGGATACCAGTCCAGATGATTTGGATAATTGGGATTCTATCGGTACTATAAACCTAATCACCGCATTGGAAGATGCATTTGATATTGAGTTTGAAGATGAAGAGATTTTAGAACTCTTGAATTTTCAACTCATTAAAATCAATATAGAGGAAAAGCTAGAAGCCTAG
- a CDS encoding polysaccharide deacetylase family protein — protein MLQKLKDQIKQNLVPKSKLVVLNYHQLGETFDPKIHNEFIWNSTDLFQEHMSFLKQNFKIVSLSEGLEALKNKTINQTLVSITFDDGDASMTEFAMPILDSLKIPATFFINTAYGKEKMGYWYNLGPYFENKELIEAAPKIRNTRDQNEYRELLKLENECNLKNGAENSPFYAKYSDFENCKNPLFHFGLHGHEHLRFSMLSRESQKENLQKNMEQMKDWPNYVPLFAIPFGKPQDWNSDTLEICKELDVIPFLAYHGYNTSYREPFLRFSVDTKNLKTIFKDFSPFQKSYYKLNMLSK, from the coding sequence ATGTTACAAAAGCTAAAAGATCAAATCAAGCAAAACTTAGTGCCTAAATCAAAATTGGTGGTACTTAATTACCATCAGTTGGGAGAAACATTTGATCCTAAAATTCATAATGAATTTATTTGGAATTCTACCGATCTGTTTCAAGAACACATGTCTTTTTTAAAACAAAATTTTAAAATTGTTTCTCTTTCTGAAGGGTTAGAGGCTTTAAAGAATAAGACAATAAATCAAACACTGGTGAGTATTACTTTTGATGATGGAGATGCTTCAATGACGGAGTTCGCTATGCCAATTCTTGACAGTCTTAAAATTCCAGCAACCTTCTTCATCAATACGGCATATGGCAAAGAAAAAATGGGGTATTGGTATAATCTAGGACCTTATTTTGAGAATAAGGAATTAATTGAGGCAGCACCAAAAATTAGAAATACTAGAGATCAAAACGAATATCGGGAGCTTTTAAAATTGGAGAATGAATGCAATCTAAAAAATGGCGCAGAAAATTCACCATTTTATGCTAAGTATTCAGATTTTGAAAATTGTAAAAACCCATTATTTCATTTTGGGTTACATGGCCATGAACATTTGCGCTTTTCTATGTTGTCTCGGGAGTCACAGAAGGAAAATTTGCAAAAAAATATGGAACAAATGAAAGATTGGCCCAATTATGTGCCCCTCTTTGCCATTCCTTTTGGTAAACCACAAGATTGGAATTCGGATACTCTAGAAATTTGTAAGGAGTTAGATGTTATTCCCTTTCTAGCCTATCATGGTTATAATACGTCTTATAGAGAACCATTTTTAAGATTTTCAGTAGATACAAAAAACCTGAAAACGATATTTAAGGATTTCAGCCCTTTTCAGAAGAGTTATTATAAACTAAACATGTTATCAAAATAA
- a CDS encoding glycosyltransferase — protein MKRLYYFTDSYPFSVDYTWKTAEIKEASLKFDEVIIVPFTHKKTNDFNFADNVRIIEPTLGKTLFAKPKYLKHLFSKSQPQKWISEFFRAVKSGKQGIIDWYLATVYSDIIIKKNIFKELQNNRSKQAQTVLFFQWTMNNALMIPVLHEWGYQNIICRMHGFDLYEFRHNDYLPYKSRVLKHAHICTFISEHGRDYATKRYPFIENASEIHYLGANAMLQNKVESGQIFHLVSVSRAVPLKRLELIVEALKSVKIPVKWTHIGDGYALDNIKKCASEIKKYNPNCEVEFLGWLTPEEIKNYFAENGIHSLILVSETEGLPVVIMEAFSASIPVIATDVGGVSELVKTENGILLSSNPKPSEVAISIDTMASEDFETHQERRDAAFQSYVKSFDLQKNTKKFINFLSQQCH, from the coding sequence GTGAAGAGACTTTATTATTTTACAGACTCTTATCCATTTTCTGTCGATTACACATGGAAAACTGCCGAAATAAAAGAGGCATCCTTAAAGTTTGATGAAGTCATTATTGTACCTTTTACTCATAAGAAAACTAATGATTTTAATTTCGCTGATAATGTTCGCATTATAGAACCAACATTAGGGAAAACATTATTCGCTAAGCCTAAGTATCTCAAACATCTTTTTAGCAAAAGTCAGCCACAAAAGTGGATTTCAGAATTTTTTAGAGCTGTAAAAAGCGGTAAACAAGGCATTATTGATTGGTATTTAGCCACAGTTTATAGTGATATTATTATCAAAAAAAACATTTTTAAAGAACTCCAAAACAATCGTAGTAAGCAAGCGCAGACTGTTCTGTTTTTTCAATGGACTATGAATAACGCCCTCATGATTCCTGTTCTTCATGAATGGGGTTATCAAAATATTATATGCAGGATGCATGGTTTTGATTTGTATGAGTTTCGACATAACGACTATTTACCATATAAATCAAGGGTGTTAAAACATGCCCATATTTGCACATTTATAAGTGAACATGGGCGTGATTACGCGACGAAACGTTATCCTTTTATTGAGAATGCTAGTGAAATCCATTATTTAGGTGCAAACGCAATGCTTCAAAATAAAGTGGAGTCTGGGCAAATATTTCATTTAGTGAGCGTTTCTAGAGCAGTACCTTTAAAACGCTTAGAGCTTATTGTTGAAGCTTTGAAATCAGTAAAAATACCTGTAAAATGGACTCATATTGGAGACGGCTATGCACTTGACAATATTAAAAAATGTGCTTCAGAAATTAAAAAGTACAATCCAAATTGTGAGGTGGAATTCTTGGGGTGGTTAACTCCGGAAGAGATTAAAAATTATTTTGCCGAAAATGGGATACATAGTTTGATATTGGTTAGTGAGACCGAAGGTTTGCCAGTTGTTATAATGGAAGCCTTCTCAGCATCTATTCCGGTTATTGCTACAGATGTTGGAGGTGTTTCAGAATTGGTTAAAACGGAGAACGGTATATTATTATCATCAAATCCAAAACCCTCTGAGGTTGCCATTTCTATCGATACAATGGCGAGCGAAGATTTTGAAACTCATCAAGAACGCAGAGATGCAGCATTTCAATCTTATGTTAAATCTTTTGATTTACAAAAGAACACCAAAAAATTCATAAATTTTTTATCGCAACAATGTCATTAG
- a CDS encoding glycosyltransferase family A protein encodes MSLVSIIIPVFNSIAFIEETINSVLKQTHQSIEIIVIDDGSTDGSFEFISNLENEKLTLIKNPKKGACSARNHGLRLAKGEFIQFLDADDILSPNKLELQIAELKNDTKSIAVCSTKHFYDTIDSGVVTDREFLYTTEDTEVFLLNLYGGNGKQNMVQTSAWLTPKYLLDKLEPWDESLSKDQDGEYFCRVVTKANKVVYVPDVYNYYRKHIRGANIANQKQLKHLQSQLKALNSKSKQFRIQKGTELYNNAMALQYKIIAIDAYPESMMVYRAAIEKVNKFGGSTYEPVLGGRIVEVMKSIFGWKAARYFSVFIHKLLSHK; translated from the coding sequence ATGTCATTAGTCTCCATCATCATTCCGGTATTCAATAGTATTGCCTTTATAGAGGAGACTATAAATTCGGTGCTAAAGCAAACCCATCAAAGTATCGAAATAATTGTTATTGATGATGGTTCAACCGATGGCTCTTTTGAATTCATATCCAATTTGGAAAATGAAAAGTTGACTCTCATAAAGAACCCTAAAAAAGGAGCCTGCTCAGCCAGGAATCACGGTTTGCGTTTAGCGAAGGGTGAATTCATTCAATTTTTAGATGCTGATGACATACTCAGTCCTAATAAATTAGAATTGCAGATTGCGGAACTAAAAAATGACACCAAATCCATTGCCGTTTGCAGTACGAAACATTTTTATGATACTATAGACAGTGGGGTCGTTACAGATAGAGAATTTTTATATACCACAGAGGACACCGAGGTTTTTTTATTGAATCTTTATGGGGGAAATGGTAAGCAAAATATGGTTCAAACAAGCGCTTGGTTAACGCCAAAATATTTGTTAGATAAGTTAGAACCTTGGGACGAAAGTTTGAGCAAAGATCAAGACGGAGAATATTTTTGTAGAGTAGTCACTAAGGCCAATAAAGTTGTTTACGTTCCAGATGTTTATAACTATTATCGCAAACACATCAGAGGGGCTAATATTGCCAATCAAAAACAGCTTAAACATTTACAGAGTCAATTAAAAGCTTTAAACTCAAAAAGTAAACAGTTTCGAATCCAAAAGGGTACGGAATTATATAACAACGCTATGGCTTTGCAGTACAAGATTATAGCCATTGATGCGTACCCAGAGTCTATGATGGTTTACAGAGCAGCTATCGAAAAAGTTAACAAGTTTGGCGGAAGCACTTACGAGCCTGTTTTAGGAGGTAGGATTGTTGAAGTTATGAAATCTATTTTTGGATGGAAAGCTGCAAGATATTTTTCAGTATTTATTCATAAACTTTTAAGTCATAAATGA
- a CDS encoding DUF6625 family protein, protein MSSNKIAFIIPYFGQLDKFFPVWMHSCRYNPTIDWILITDQSLDQFSLPSNVLIHSCTFESLQDKIKNKFSFTTVLSTPYDLCEFRVAYGDIFSDLLQDYDFWGYCDMDVLWGNLRNFITDDVLSTNEKISWRGHLTLFRNTQEIRKLYTKNLQGVELYKLAFSNEFLVPVMFDERGINKIFDDSNYSIYLDLPFADLKIRSFNFQVQHFDESLLSTGGIFYWTRGKLFRLFVEDKDVIAEEFVYVHFLKRIIDIHQFNFDDKFFVVPNKILAETNVPDLKGFIEEHCLQKFYLKYYLKRMNISFLLRKRDYQKSLVKFNNAYPDILKEGYPVKISSKVIKRKIIRTIDELEGY, encoded by the coding sequence ATGTCATCGAATAAAATAGCTTTCATTATTCCTTATTTTGGTCAGTTAGATAAATTCTTCCCAGTTTGGATGCATTCTTGCAGGTATAACCCTACAATAGATTGGATTTTAATTACAGATCAATCTTTAGATCAATTTTCACTTCCTAGTAATGTATTAATACACTCTTGTACTTTTGAGTCTCTTCAGGATAAAATTAAAAATAAATTTAGTTTTACTACTGTCTTATCCACTCCTTACGATCTCTGTGAATTTAGAGTAGCTTATGGGGATATATTTTCTGATTTGCTTCAAGACTATGACTTTTGGGGGTATTGTGATATGGACGTATTATGGGGAAACTTAAGAAATTTTATTACAGATGACGTTTTAAGTACGAACGAGAAAATATCTTGGAGAGGTCACCTTACGCTATTTAGAAACACTCAAGAAATACGAAAGCTTTATACAAAAAATCTCCAGGGTGTAGAACTTTATAAACTTGCTTTTAGTAATGAATTTCTAGTTCCAGTAATGTTTGATGAGAGAGGGATAAACAAGATTTTTGACGACTCTAATTATTCAATTTATTTGGATTTGCCATTTGCAGATCTCAAAATTCGGTCTTTTAATTTTCAAGTTCAGCATTTCGATGAAAGCCTACTTTCTACGGGTGGGATTTTTTATTGGACAAGAGGAAAACTTTTTAGATTATTTGTTGAAGATAAAGATGTTATTGCAGAAGAATTTGTTTATGTTCATTTTCTTAAAAGGATTATAGACATTCATCAATTTAATTTTGATGATAAGTTTTTCGTTGTTCCAAACAAAATCTTAGCTGAAACTAATGTTCCAGATTTGAAGGGATTTATCGAAGAACATTGTCTTCAAAAATTTTATTTGAAATACTATTTAAAAAGAATGAATATTTCTTTTCTTCTGAGAAAAAGAGATTATCAAAAGAGCTTGGTTAAGTTCAATAACGCATATCCCGATATCCTAAAAGAAGGATACCCGGTAAAAATTTCTTCCAAAGTCATTAAAAGAAAAATAATAAGAACAATAGATGAACTTGAAGGGTATTAA
- a CDS encoding glycosyltransferase family 4 protein, producing MNLKGINKKLAIITTHPIQYYAPLFRLLADESKVDVKVFYTWSQAKEIVKDKTFGRDIKWDVPLLEGYDFEFVENISKRPSSNSWLGIDNPELISKIEVFEPDAILVYGWNMKSHFKVLRHFKGKTPVWFRGDSTLLDEQKELKTYLRRFWLTYVYRHVDRAFYVGQANKAYFLKHGLTEKQLVYAPHAVNNSHFYDNDQQSYKKKAADWKKNLGISEDQVTVVFAGKFEAKKQPNLLIDAVIEANKKRKKPIKLLLIGNGPLEESLKEQAERQNCILFLPFQNQSKMPLVYRLGSIFCLPSKGPGETWGLAVNEAMASAIPVIVTNKVGGAEDMLIKDYNGYEFEYSNQQELESILINLSIDKLKIMGANAKLHVENFTLLQTVKAIKKELKMIKTKQS from the coding sequence ATGAACTTGAAGGGTATTAATAAAAAATTAGCGATAATTACCACACATCCCATTCAATATTACGCTCCACTTTTCCGGCTTTTGGCAGATGAAAGTAAAGTGGATGTAAAAGTATTCTATACTTGGTCGCAGGCTAAAGAGATAGTTAAAGACAAAACCTTTGGTAGAGATATCAAATGGGATGTTCCGTTACTTGAAGGTTATGACTTTGAATTTGTAGAGAACATATCTAAGAGACCTAGCAGCAATAGCTGGTTGGGAATTGATAATCCTGAACTAATATCAAAAATTGAAGTTTTTGAACCCGATGCTATTTTGGTCTATGGCTGGAATATGAAAAGCCACTTTAAGGTACTTCGTCATTTCAAAGGAAAAACCCCAGTATGGTTTAGAGGCGATTCCACCTTATTGGATGAACAAAAAGAGTTGAAAACATATTTGCGCAGATTTTGGCTCACCTATGTTTACAGACATGTGGATAGGGCTTTTTATGTAGGTCAGGCCAATAAAGCCTATTTTTTGAAGCACGGTTTAACTGAAAAGCAATTGGTATATGCGCCACACGCTGTAAATAATAGTCATTTTTATGATAATGATCAACAGTCATATAAAAAGAAAGCAGCTGATTGGAAGAAAAATCTAGGTATTTCTGAAGATCAAGTCACAGTAGTTTTTGCTGGTAAGTTTGAAGCTAAAAAGCAACCAAATCTGCTTATAGATGCCGTTATAGAAGCTAATAAAAAGCGCAAGAAACCTATAAAACTCTTATTGATAGGTAATGGTCCTTTAGAAGAAAGTCTCAAGGAACAAGCTGAGAGACAAAATTGCATTCTATTCTTGCCATTTCAGAATCAGTCTAAAATGCCTTTGGTTTACCGTCTGGGATCTATATTTTGTTTACCCTCAAAGGGGCCTGGTGAAACTTGGGGTTTAGCCGTGAATGAAGCCATGGCTTCTGCTATACCTGTGATTGTTACCAACAAGGTGGGAGGAGCAGAAGACATGCTAATAAAAGATTATAACGGCTATGAATTTGAATATTCTAATCAGCAAGAATTAGAGTCAATACTTATAAACTTATCTATCGATAAGTTGAAAATTATGGGAGCAAATGCAAAGTTACATGTTGAGAATTTTACACTGTTACAAACTGTAAAAGCAATTAAAAAAGAACTAAAAATGATTAAAACGAAACAGTCATAG